The Gemmatimonadota bacterium genome includes a window with the following:
- a CDS encoding nicotinamidase, with protein MRSAAVDPRHAALVLVDIQPDFLPGGALPVADGDQILDPIARLMGSDVFSLQVATQDWHAPGHASFASGYPNKVPMDSIELHGHAQTLWPDHCVQGTPGAELIRGLPWERVSLILRKGTDRDTDSYSGFRNNWNSHGERPSTGLAGCLRERGVQAIVLCGLARDVCVKWTAEDGVHAGFEVYFLWDLTRSVNPGGDDTLRGELERAGVHVTEARDILK; from the coding sequence ATGCGAAGCGCCGCCGTGGATCCAAGGCACGCCGCGCTCGTTCTGGTGGACATTCAGCCTGACTTCCTCCCTGGGGGCGCGCTCCCCGTCGCGGACGGAGACCAGATACTCGATCCGATCGCGCGGCTGATGGGGTCCGACGTCTTTTCCCTTCAGGTCGCGACTCAGGACTGGCACGCCCCCGGGCACGCGTCCTTCGCCAGCGGTTACCCGAACAAGGTACCCATGGACTCGATCGAGCTGCACGGACACGCGCAAACGTTGTGGCCGGATCACTGCGTGCAGGGAACACCGGGCGCCGAGCTCATCCGCGGCCTCCCGTGGGAGCGGGTTTCACTGATTTTGAGGAAGGGAACCGACCGCGACACCGATTCCTACAGTGGATTCCGGAACAACTGGAATTCGCACGGCGAACGGCCGTCGACGGGGCTGGCCGGCTGTCTCCGGGAACGGGGAGTGCAGGCCATCGTTCTCTGTGGCCTCGCGCGCGACGTGTGCGTGAAGTGGACGGCGGAGGATGGGGTCCACGCGGGATTCGAGGTCTACTTCCTCTGGGACCTCACGCGGAGCGTGAACCCCGGCGGCGACGACACGCTTCGCGGCGAGCTTGAGCGGGCCGGGGTCCACGTCACGGAAGCCCGAGATATCCTAAAGTAA